In the genome of Dromiciops gliroides isolate mDroGli1 chromosome 1, mDroGli1.pri, whole genome shotgun sequence, the window TCAGCTCGTGTgtcataaaatactttattggaATAAAGTCACTATCTTCTTAGGGTAAGGCGGAGCGTTGGAGAAGGCATCTGGGTTGGCTTTGGTCTCCGATACCTCTGGGCTGCGCCAGTGCGCCCCTTCCGAACCTAGGACTCCAGAGCCAAACGGAGACCACTAGGACGGCCGGACCTCGGAGAGGTCCTTCCAGGAAGTGGCCGAGCCCCAAAGGGCGTGAGTGTGAGTGAGTGCGAACGTTTGTATGTGCATGAGTGTGCGCGCGCCCCCCACCTTCTAGGGCGGTTTCGCAACCTTAAATACCCCATCCTCAGGGACAGAAAAATGTTCTGCTCTATCATAAAAGTCGTTTGAAGTATCTTTTGTTTCTTGGGTGGgtggagtatttttttcttttgtttaattctGGCTTCCTTGGATTTCCCAGTAGGACCGTTTTGTAGAAACAacgaaaggaaacaaacaaacaaaaaaaattttttcaggaGCAGACACTCCTCTCCATCCTCATTGCTGCTCCAAATAAGATCAGTCTAATCCGGAGAAATGAGCAGGCTGCCGAGACGTGGTCTGTACCCAGGGTGGCAGAAAATGGCAAAGGTGCCCCGCCCAAATAAGGCCTGACGCGGTTTAGTTTGTCCTCTAGGCTAATCCAGTCCTCGGGAGGAAAGGCCTTAAGGTAGTCTTTGGTTTGTCTGAGGGAGAGAGGTCCCAGGGTCGAGACACTTGACTGTCCACCCGGTCGGTTGCGCCCGCAGGGCTGAAGAGTTCTGGTGACCAGGCTCACTCCTCCTGATTGACTTCGCAGGGCGAGCTCAGGTTTTCTGCCTGCTTCTCTGCCTCCTTGGCCCGCTCCTGCTCCGTCAACTGTTCGCTGGTGGGAATGGAGTTCTTCTTGGGGCGCCCCTTCGGTTTAGTCGGGGACTCGAGCCCGCCGCCCTGTAACACCTGTATATcgacagagagaaaaagattgaGCACTTGCAGACCAAGCTCCAGGATGCCGCGGGAGAGGTAGAGACAAGCAGCTGCCTCACTGCTCTGACAGTATCTCCCTTCCCAGAGCCCTGGGGAGAGGACGGAATCTCCCTCTAACTAACCTCCCTTGTTCTCTTTGGCTGGCAGAATTCTATGCTGTATTAAACACTGAGGAGACCCGTCCCTGCCTTCCCTCAACCCTTTCCCCCATAACCAGGTGCCTATTTATTTGACTGTGTTCCTAGCTCCCTGCGTTCGAGCTCTGCGACACTATACTACAGTCTCAGTAGAACACAGAAAGCTCTAGGCAGGAAGGCATTTTTCCCCCTGTGAGAACTAAGATTGTTCTCGATGTAACGGGGCCAGGGTATGTGTTGTGGATGCTGCCGGGATAACAGGTTGCTGGAGACACAGAGAAGATGGGGAGGGCTGGGGGAGTAGCGGGGCTTTCTGGGGCCTCACACTcactattttcttccatttcatccTCCTGTTCTGGTACCAAGTCTTCACCTGCAGCTGGCTCAGGCCCAACGATTCAGCGAGGTCTATTCTGTGGAAGCACGAAAGCGAAGGATGCTTTCAGGCTGGGCTCCGCGCTTCCTTCTTTTGCACTCTTGAAAGTTCCTCATGGGGAGGCAGTCTTTCCCCGCTAGCCCCAGGAAAGAAGAGTGCGTTCCCAAGCCCCGGCTCCCTGCCCCCCTCGCCTCTCCTCCGCCCAGCTCCTCTATCCCCCGCAGGCCATTGAAGCTACCTGTCCGGAGTGGAGAGGTACTTCTGCTTTTCGAAGCGCTTCTCCAAACCCATGAGTTGCAGTTCGGTGAAAACCGTCCGGCTCCGCCGCCCCTTCTTGGCTTTGGTGCCCGGCTCGGCCGGGCCAGACTCCAGCTTTCCACGGAGGTGCAGCTCCAGAGGGAGGTGAGGTGAGGCGGAGCCCCCTTGTAGCCCGGAGCCTGCGGCTAGCAGCGCAGAACCCAGGCCAGAGCAGCCCAGGGGCGCTAGGGGGAACTTGAAGACTGCTGCCTGCTCTGCCTTCAGCACCGCTGGagccagggaaatcaggagaCAGAAAcgcagagaggagaaaggagagatgagaagggTTAAGTCACCGCAGGCCCGCGGCCCCCACGCAGGATTCTCCAGCCGTAGCTAAAGCGCCGTCACGTTGGCTCATCCGAGCCCCGCGACTGAGTCACCAAAGCCCGCTTCTACTGGGGCTAGTAGACTCTCCCGCTGGGAAGGAAACCTGGGAACCGGAATATTGGGGCCACTTCGCCTAACCTTCTCTGCTCCCTCTACCTCAGTGGCTCTGGAACCTCGATATTAAGTGCTCTTTCCTCGGGTTCCATCACCGTCTTCTACCGTAACATTTCTCcagaccctccccccccctctcttctCTGACCGTAAAATGGCAGAATTCCGAAGTCCAGGATTCTGACCGTCTCTGATTCGTGGGAAACGGaaaccaagaaaaacccaaaaggcaAGGCGAAAACAACGCCGCTGactgagggaagagagaaagcttCCCTTCATTTCCAAGATCGAACTTTTTAAGCTAGAATACTTGCAACAACCTttggaaagaaacaattcaaacctGTATGAAAACACGGGTTATGAGCATAAATTTGTATAaatgtgcatacatgtacatatatgtgtatacacacacctgTTCGGGAGTGTGTACAGATAGATGCCCATGGATTACTAATGTCTATACACGTTAAGTGTGTATAGAAATGCGTGTATATGGGGGTCCTTTgtaaagctgtgtgtgtgtgtgtgtgtgtgttaaacaATTGTTACTCCGGTCGGACGCTTCAACACGAAAACTCTTCGGAATTATTAaatttgaaatgaatttttaaaataaaataaacgacTGGGGACGAATAATCAATCCTCTGCTTGAATTCACCTCGTAACAATTCTCCATTTCCGTCAGTGCTAACCTCGAAGTTAACAACCCCAGGAAATTCCGGCCTGCCCACTCCTACACAGAAAAGGAGATGTGTTAGGGAAGTGCTCCCGTTTTGCCAGGGTAGGGGATCGCTGAATAACAAAAATTTTCCCCTTGAAAGAGGGATTTTTCACCTGTTTCCTTGCACTTTTGGggttgaaaaaaatcactttgaattCAGTTTTAGTTTAGTATACCTCTTCTAAATGGGTACTTCCATAGTTTCCTCtgttccttcccccatcccaatATTTAAAGTCTTAAATATGCTTTCAGTCCCTAAATTCCAGAAATGACAGCTTTTCTACAAAAAGGAATGAATCCTATACTGCAGATGTACCAACATGGCTCCCATAGGAAgggtaagagggagaaaaagaagcaggatgaatagagaaggaaacaggaaagagaattaaaaaacaagaatggaaaggaggaaaaaaggaaggaaaacactaaagctacaaagacaaagaacATGTTTCTTTCACAACTTTCTCTTAATAATATTTAAGAATGTAATATGAATAGTGCACTATTAAAATTGAACCTAATCTTGTTTCAAATAACATTTGATTATAACTATCCCATTAGAAAATAAGGCAAACATCCCAAGGCCCAGTTGGGGCAAAACCTCTTAGGAACCACcagttccttttctttcccaagaAGATCTAAACTAACAGGGATGAGGAAGGTGACTTCCACCCCAAGAAGCTGGATGAACTAGACATGGGAAATTTATGTGGCACAgagcagagggaggaagggaagatggtTCTTTAGATGGGCTGAGACTTCTCGAAGATCCATTCCTCTTAGCCTCCTTCAGGAAACAAAAGCAAAGGACTTAGGGAAGTTTGGGGGTTTGAGACACTCCAAAGGACTTGGGATATTCCCCATAGGGAATTCAGCCCAGCTACCCCCGTCCAGTTCAGACTTTATTATCCATGCCCGTCATCACAGGCTGGAAGTATTCATGAAAAGATATTTAGCAGGGTAGGCCTCAATGACAGAGAATCTTACCATCTTACCCTCACCATATTTTTGTTAGGGACtataactattttctttctctatttcccgACCCTTCAAAAACAGAGGGGTCTAACACTGACCTAACTGGGACTCAGGCTCGATCCACTTTCTTTTCCCCAGGGACCAATAGTTGCTCCTTTGCTTCCCTTTGACGTGGCAAACATTGGTGGCACTGAGTCCGACCTAAATCGACCCAGAATGTGAAAGCCTAGGGTCTTGAATTCCAGAGAAAGAGATTCCCAGAAGCTGCGTTTAGACCCTCCATCTCCAGTGGGAGTGCTGAGATGGGGCAAGATGGGGTAGCCTGGGGCCTCAGCCCCATCCAGCTCTCAGGGCAACCCATAGCATCTCATGAAGGACCAGGAAAAGAAGATAGGACATAAAATCATGAAGAGGAGGGGGTGATTGAGTTTTCTCACCCTAAAAAGGATCCCATCTAAAGGTGGGACATAGCAGGGGTTTGAGGTCTTGGAAGAGTGGTTTCTTGAGGGGCCACGGGTCTCTGAGTTGATACTAAGGGTCATGTCTCTGGACTTGCTCTCCTTGCCCTTGGTTCATACAAAGCCCTTCTGTGAGGAGTTCAAAACACTCTTAATAATGCAACAAGATGAGTACTAAACAGAAAACGGCAGATTTGTGCGTCCTCCAGATCAGGCCTGGACCCAATGCTGCTGGACCAAAGAAACTGGAAGAAGGGTTTGGAAAGGGCCTGCACCTCCCCCTTCTAACTGGCAATGTGGCCAGGCAGGACCAGGCCCTTATTGGGTTGCcagctccccaagggcagggcTCTCTATTTTGTCTATCTCCTTGTACCTAAGCTGGGTCTCTCTGCACCCCAGTCAAGTTGACAGACTGACTGCATGACTCCTTCGCTAACAGATGGACTGGTTGATTGCAGCAGGGCAGAGCTGCGTGGTGGCTATCGCTTCTCCCGCAGTTGCCCAGGGCCAAGCGGGACTGTGACCCTTCCCGGCCGCTGGCCCCTGCCCTTCCCCGCCCGCCTCGCCCGCCTCGCCCGCCGTTCGGCTGTACGTACCAAGGTGGCTGTGGAAGGGCCGAGCAGACAGCAAAGCTTGCACGCCGAACTTGAGCAGCTCGCCAGCCGCAGCGGGCGCAGCACTCTTGGCATCTGGGGGATCAGTGAGGATCTCTTCGATCATGAAGCTCCGATAGCGGTGGGAGCGGTGATCCGGGAAGGCTTCGGCCGGGAAGTAGTGCGCGGCGCCCAGCTCCATGGGGCGCTGCATCCTGCTCTCCGGCCAGGCTCCTGGCAGCCCACCGGCCTCCTCCGCTTTCTCCTCCCGCCTGGTGGGGCCCCTTCGGCCCCTAGATGGCAGCGATGGTCGAGGTGCCTGGGGGGCTGCTCCGGGGCCAGGGCTGGCGCCCGCTCATTCTCCCGACTGCTTGGGCCAGCTCCTCTGACTGCGCCCTCGCTGCTCTGCTGGCTGCCGTCCCCGCCCCTGCACGAGCAGGAGCCTGAGCTTGCGGCTCTTCGGCCTCCTACCCTGCTCCTGGGAAAAGGCGCACGACCAGGGGGGCTCTGGTGGGGAGGACTGAGCCGGGGCCCTGCAGCCTCAGCGCCTCATGCGGCCCGCGCCCCCGCGCGTCATCGCCGAGATGGGCTTTCTCCGCCCCTCCCGGGTGGGAACAGAGCAGAGCCTATTATATCCTTCACCTCCCGCCGAGACTTGGGGAACAGGGGCCGAGACTAAGAAAGGGGGctgggcagggagggggaggagtgggtggtagaagggggaggagaaagaaaggaatggggagggaaaagaggtcGGGAGAGAGAGGGCAGTCCTTACTCCCCCCCGCCCATCCCTCCTCGGCTGCCCGGCTCAGAATAACTGCTCGGTCCCAGGGAAGGAGAGGCCTCGTTGGGAGGAGCAGCGGGGCTAGAATGGAGGTCCTCTTTCTGCCTGGTCTCAAAGCCAGACAACCCATCGCAGATGCACAAGGACATTCTCAGTTTACAGGCCCTAAGAGCCGAGTCCGCCTCAAAGTCCACTCATCTCCCTGAATCCTCGTTCCCCACTGTGTTCCCTCCCTGAGTGCGCTGGGCGGGGACGGTTAAACGAAGACATTAGCTTGTAGTTATCCATCGCCTTCTTCCCTTTAAAACCCAAATTCTGGCTGTTGAACCCCGTTTGCAAAGCGGTTATTCAGTGTCTTGCTCTGACCCTGGGGCTCTCAACTCGGACCCAGCTGTTCCGAAAAGACTTCGGAAAAGGCGTCCTGAGAGTCCACAAGCAAGAGCCGCACGTATGCGATCCACCCACGCACGACTCGGAAGGATATCCGGGAAGGGTTCTGGTCCTTACTCTTGTTTCTTACTCTGAAAGCAGTAGCCCTGCCTCAAGGGGGCGCTACCACCGCCACCATCCTAGGCCCTCCAAACCAGAGCAGGTGTCCTAAATATCTCCAGCATTTCCTAAGGCCCCTGTTCAGGCCCGATGGGTAAAAAATGAGCTTGCAGAGGTTATGAAGTAACAAGGCCTGACCTCTGGGCACGAGGGTCACCAAGGAGAGAGGCTGGTTGGTTACCACCACCCATGCTGCGGTAAACGTTGAGGCAGAGCAGAGAGAGAGGCACTGCTGTGCCTGACCTACTAGAACAAGTCCGACTTCAATTCCCAGTGGAAGTTCTCTGTCTCCTAATTAGAAACTAAAGTCCAAAGTGCTAGCCACGAGCCCCTGCACTCCAGCTCAAAGCCTAAGGCTCTGGAGGACCAGGTATTGAGGTGAAGTTTTCCTATAAGGGGCTAATGGTGCAAAGTGGGGTAGTAGGAGCAGAAGACCTAGGAAACAGTGTAATACCCCTGTCCCAGTCTAGATGAGAGGCAATGAGTGACTTTATCTAGGATGGGGCTGCTAAAGattgaggggaaagggaggatatGTGGGAGAGAGGGATACTAAGGGGGATGTAAGGAAATAAGGTGTGTACCCCCCCATCAGCTGGGGAGGCCAGggcccctctctctccctctccccagcttCATCCCCCCCTTTCCCACTCAAGTCCTGAAAAGAGTAGAAAAAGGAGCTAATCTGGGGTTCTGTTGGTGACTCTACAGTCACCTGAACTGAGCAGGAATCTTGAAGCATGTACTTGTGGCTAAAATGAGGGTAGGTGCCAGGTGGCATTCATATCGGGTTgttgaggagaaaggaggccactATCTCCTGAGAGTAAGGAACAAAATCCAAACATAGCCCTCACAAAAGGCTTCAGGTGTCAGGCCTAACTGGTACCTTCAACGACCAAACGATATGTATGTCTTTTCCCTCCAcagggaagaatcagagcagacTAGGACTCCTGGAAATGTCCTCTGGGGCTCAATAACCCAGGGACCACCGAGAGAGCCTTCCTGGGGTTATATCGATGTGGTGGTTCAAATCTCAAAATCCCAGAGAGaggacttggagaagaagagTTTAGAGTCCTCTATTCCAGGCCAGATCACCAAAATGAGGGGTCTAGGAAGATCACCAACATGAGGGGTCCGGGAGACATTCCGAGGAACCAGAATT includes:
- the BARX1 gene encoding homeobox protein BarH-like 1 — protein: MQRPMELGAAHYFPAEAFPDHRSHRYRSFMIEEILTDPPDAKSAAPAAAGELLKFGVQALLSARPFHSHLAVLKAEQAAVFKFPLAPLGCSGLGSALLAAGSGLQGGSASPHLPLELHLRGKLESGPAEPGTKAKKGRRSRTVFTELQLMGLEKRFEKQKYLSTPDRIDLAESLGLSQLQVKTWYQNRRMKWKKIVLQGGGLESPTKPKGRPKKNSIPTSEQLTEQERAKEAEKQAENLSSPCEVNQEE